The following are from one region of the Streptomyces changanensis genome:
- a CDS encoding helix-turn-helix domain-containing protein: MVNRKQLHPESSPGAAYGARVRSSREDRVWSQEDLAARTAYSSKHISAVETARKPPTLPFSRALDLAFGTTGTADSFEREWRELRHGALLEGFPEYLGHEARAVEIRLYEVGVIPGLLQTPDYAATLEADAVRRAAITQDQADERVALVAQRQASLNRTPAPLIFTVLDESCLHRPMGPPSVMDAQCARLLQFAELPNTVLQVAPFTMGERRPFSLPITVLTMADRSLMSYAESSQRGHLERESTGVLPMLTAYHQLQAEALSQADSVAMIREVRKGIP; this comes from the coding sequence AGCCCAGGAGCGGCATACGGCGCCCGTGTGCGCAGCTCGCGCGAGGACCGGGTATGGAGCCAAGAGGACTTAGCCGCACGAACGGCATATTCCAGTAAGCATATTTCTGCAGTGGAAACTGCACGCAAGCCGCCAACTCTGCCGTTCTCGCGGGCCTTGGACCTGGCCTTCGGCACCACCGGTACCGCCGATTCGTTCGAACGTGAGTGGCGTGAACTGCGGCACGGGGCGCTGCTGGAGGGGTTCCCGGAGTACTTGGGCCACGAGGCCCGAGCGGTGGAGATCCGGCTCTACGAAGTAGGCGTCATACCTGGCTTGCTCCAGACTCCGGACTACGCGGCGACTCTGGAAGCGGACGCCGTCCGACGCGCGGCGATCACGCAAGACCAGGCGGATGAACGCGTTGCGCTGGTGGCGCAGCGACAGGCCAGCCTCAACCGCACGCCCGCACCCTTGATCTTCACTGTCCTGGACGAGAGTTGCCTCCATCGACCGATGGGCCCACCGTCCGTGATGGATGCCCAGTGCGCCCGCCTTCTCCAATTCGCCGAGCTCCCGAACACAGTGCTTCAGGTCGCCCCGTTCACGATGGGGGAACGGCGGCCGTTCAGTCTGCCCATCACCGTGTTGACCATGGCGGACAGATCACTCATGTCGTACGCGGAGTCCTCGCAGCGAGGTCACTTGGAGCGGGAAAGCACTGGGGTGCTGCCCATGCTCACCGCCTACCATCAGCTACAGGCCGAAGCACTCTCACAAGCGGACTCAGTGGCCATGATCCGTGAGGTACGAAAGGGCATTCCGTGA
- a CDS encoding DUF397 domain-containing protein codes for MTTTEPPRWYKSSYSGNGGQCVEVAANLARSRGVVPVRDSKDPSGPVLDVSTGAFASFVAGVKSGHLDAA; via the coding sequence GTGACGACGACCGAACCCCCTCGTTGGTACAAGTCCTCCTACAGCGGCAACGGCGGCCAGTGCGTCGAGGTCGCCGCCAACCTCGCCCGCTCGCGCGGCGTCGTCCCCGTCCGTGACTCCAAGGACCCGAGCGGACCGGTCCTGGACGTCTCCACCGGTGCGTTCGCCTCGTTCGTGGCGGGCGTCAAGAGCGGGCACCTCGACGCCGCCTGA
- a CDS encoding DUF397 domain-containing protein: MTTEHPQWFTSSYSNNGGNCIEVAANLARSRGVVPVRDSKDPSGPVLDVSTGAFASFVAGVKSGHLDAA, encoded by the coding sequence GTGACGACCGAGCACCCGCAGTGGTTCACGTCCTCGTACAGCAACAACGGCGGCAACTGCATAGAGGTCGCCGCCAACCTCGCCCGCTCGCGCGGCGTCGTTCCCGTCCGTGACTCCAAGGACCCGAGCGGACCGGTCCTGGACGTCTCGACCGGTGCGTTCGCCTCGTTCGTGGCGGGCGTCAAGAGCGGACACCTCGACGCCGCCTGA